The Oscillatoria salina IIICB1 genome includes the window TTCGGGGAAAATAACGCTGTCTGCCCGTCGTACTTTCTGGAATTAGTCGGTCAAAATCCTTTAAAGTCGCAGTCATGGGGTCTAGCCAAGAGCAACAGTAATCAAAACAATCATAACCTCTTCCAGCCTTCTCTTAATCAGATTGAATATTATCGGTGTTAGCGAACTACATCTGTAACAAAAATTTGATAATGGGGATCGCCGATCGAGCTACGATCGGCAAAGTGTTTTCCAGTAAAGCCCAGGGAGCAAAAACTAGTCAATGAGATACTTTCGAGCGAATATTAATACTATGGTTGGTTATACTCCTGGCGAGCAACCTCCGCTAGGTGTCAAGATCGTTAAACTGAATACAAACGAAAACCCATACCCACCTTCACCTGCTTCCTTACAGGTATTGCAAAAAATTGATGGGGAACAACTACGTCGCTATCCCGATCCAATGGCTACAGAATTTCGCGAAGCTGTAGGTAATGTTTTCGGTTTTCCTCCAGACTGGATTCTAGTAGGTAATGGTAGTGACGAAATCTTAAATTCGATCGTCCGTGCTTGTGTGGAACAGACTCAAAAAGTCGTCTATCCTACTCCCACCTACATCCTCTACCGTACCCTGGCACAAATGCAGCCAGCTCAGTTCGTAGAAGTAGACTACGACAAAGACTATAACCTCCCAATCGAACAACTGATTGCTGCAAACGGAGCAGTTACTCTGATCGCATCTCCTAACAGTCCCTCCGGTCATGCTATTCCTACAACATTGCTCAGTCAACTTGCTAGCCAATTATCAGGGGTTTTAGTAATTGATGAAGCTTATGTCGATTTTGCAGAAGCGGATGCTTTAGAAATAGTTAAAACACATGATAACGTCATTGTTTTGAGAACACTTTCCAAAGGATACTCCTTAGCAGGATTGCGCTTGGGTTTTTGTTTTGCAAATCCCTCTCTTTTAGAAGGATTGGTCAAGGTTAAAGATAGTTATAACATCGATGCTATTGCTTGCAGCGTCGGCACCGCAGCAATCTTAGACCAATCGCACAAAGTTAATAATGCCGAACGAGTAAAATCTTCACGAGCTAAGTTAACCACAGATTTGAAGCAACTTGGCTTTCACGTTTATCCCTCCCAAGCGAACTTTTTACTGGTACAACCACCAAAAAGCAATGCAGAAGAGATATATCAGCTTCTCAAAAAACAGGGAATTTTAGTCCGTTACTTCAAACAGGTTCATCTAGACAATAAGCTGCGAATTACAGTAGGTACGGAGGAGCAAAATCAAATTTTAATTGAAGTTTTAACTCAAATTCTCACTTAAGTAAGAAAAGAAAGCGGCTATTGTCTTGCCTGAATTTTGCTCAATTACCTCAACCTCACAACAGATTTATTCGCGATCGCCATCCTAGCGTAAGCGTCCCGATCGCAAAATACTAATAATCAACCACAAACCCAGAAAACTCGCTGCCGCAAACAAAATTGTACTAATAATCGATAATTGTTGAGTTTGCGCCCCAGTAGAAATCATTGCCGCGCCCATAATCAACGAACCTACCAAAATACTAAATGAAAGTCGATTCGCTGAATCATCCAAACTGCGGCGCAAAGGTTCTAATTCCCGCAAACTTAAATTCCATTTTAAAGTTTCCGAAGTCACCCGGTCTAAAAGTAACTCAACCAATCGAGGAGACTGCAAAGAAAGACTTTTCACGTCCAAAGCAGTTCGCAATAAAGTTGTTAGCGGGCTATCTCCCAAAATCTGACGGCGGAAAATATCCGTCATCAAAGGTTTAATCTCGTCCAGGAGATTAACTTCTGGGTTAAAACTACGAGCAACCCCTTCCAAATTAGCTAAACTTTTAGCATATAAACCCATATTACCGGGCAATTTAATTTTATTGTCGCGAGCAACTTGTAACACCTCATAAAAGACTTTTGAGAAATTGATTTGCGACAAACTGCGATTGTAATATTTCCGCAGCATACGGTCGTAATCATTTTCCAAACGAATCAAACTTCTCGGCTGACCAGACTCAGCCAAATCTAAAGTTAATTGACTGCAACGCTGGGCATCAAGATCGACAATTGCTAATAACATTTCGGTTAAAATTTGCTGGGTGCGAGGGTCTAAACGCCCGATCATGCCACAATCAATTAAAGCTACGCGACCGTCTCGCAGATAAAATAAATTACCTGGATGGGGATCGGCATGAAAGAAACCATCGATATATAACTGCTGAAAAAACACCCGAAACAATAAAGTAGTAATTTCTTGTCTGCGAGTTTTACCGTCTTTACCTATTTGTCCGTCAACATTAGCTTTTAAAATTGGGACTCCCTCTAACCATTCCATTACTAGTAACTTTTCCGTAGTTAAGTCCCAGTAAATAGCAGGTACGACGATATCTTTGGGATCGAACCATTTACTTGTCGATAAATTGCGCCGTAATTGGTCAGTAAAAGCTGCTTCTTGGGTAAAATCTAATTCCGCTTCGATCGCGCTAGTGAATTCCTCAGCTAAGGCAACCACATCATAATCTTGCCCGAAATCAGTACGAGACACGAGATCGGCGACACCTTTAATTAACGAAATATCTTGGGCGACGATCGCGTCAATACCCGGACGTTGCACTTTCATCGCCACTTGCTGACCATTAGTTAAAGTCGCCCGATGAATTTGCGCGATCGAACCCGCCGCTACTGGTTCAATGTCAATTTCGGTAAATACTTCGTCTAATGACTGACGTAGCTGTTTGCGAATCATCACTTCGATTTCCGTCCAAGGTACGGGCGGTACGTTCGCTTGTAAAGCTGTCAAGGCTTCGATGTAATCTGGTGGTAAGAGATCGGGGCGGGTACTCAACAGTTGTCCGAGTTTGACATATACAGGTCCCAATTCGACCAGAATTTTTCGCAATACTTCTGGTGGTGGTAGTTGAGGATCGTTGGCTTTACTACCGCTAAGTAGTCCTCGCATATAGTCCCAGCCATTGCGTAGGACAACCTCGATAATGTAACCTTGGCGGGATGTGTTTTGAGTTAGGGAAAGCACAAGTTTTTGTCCTTATGTTGTTGGTTGGTGGTAAGTGTCGCGCAAAGGCGCTAAGGCGCTAAGAAGAGGCGCTAAGAGGTTTTTCGGTTTGGAATTGAGGATTATGTCTGGACAACTACAAGAGTTTTTTATATTTTGGGTGGGTTTGTAGCTGTTTGAGAACTTGTTTGATTTCTTGGGTGCGGTTTTTCTGGGCTACGAGGGTAACTTTGCCGTCTCGAACAATTACTAGGTCTTCTAAGCCGATGGTAACAATTACTTCTTCGTCATCGCTGGCGTAAACGATCGCTCCTTTCGTCTCTTGTCCGACGTGGTCGGCTAATTCGACGTTATTCTGGTTATCTTTCTTTAAGAGTCTTTCGAGGGCGTTCCAATCGCCGAGGTCGTCCCAACCAAAGTTTGCTGGTACGACATAAGCTAGTTGGGTTTTTTCCATTAAAGCGTAGTCAATGCTTTTTTTGGTTAACTGTCCGTAAGCGGCTTTACCTACTGCTTGTAAAGGAAGAAAAATCTCAGAAGCATATTTTTGCATCTCTGTCAAGAAAACACTGGCACGAAAAATAAACATTCCGCTATTCCAGCTAAAGCGTCCGGTAGAGATAAAAGACTCAGCAGTTTGGCGATCGGGCTTTTCGGTAAAGCGAGTAACTTTATAAGTAGGTAAACCTTGAAAATCTCCTTTTAGTTCTCCTTGTTCGATATAGCCGTAACCAGTAGAAGGATAAGTAGGAGTAATACCCAAAGTAGCGATCGCGGCTTCATTGCTAGCCAATTCTGTAGCAGCTTGGAGAGTAGTTTGAAAAGCCTGTTGGTTGCCAATCCAGTGATCTGCCGGGAAGAAACCTAAAACAGCTTGT containing:
- a CDS encoding ABC1 kinase family protein, yielding MLSLTQNTSRQGYIIEVVLRNGWDYMRGLLSGSKANDPQLPPPEVLRKILVELGPVYVKLGQLLSTRPDLLPPDYIEALTALQANVPPVPWTEIEVMIRKQLRQSLDEVFTEIDIEPVAAGSIAQIHRATLTNGQQVAMKVQRPGIDAIVAQDISLIKGVADLVSRTDFGQDYDVVALAEEFTSAIEAELDFTQEAAFTDQLRRNLSTSKWFDPKDIVVPAIYWDLTTEKLLVMEWLEGVPILKANVDGQIGKDGKTRRQEITTLLFRVFFQQLYIDGFFHADPHPGNLFYLRDGRVALIDCGMIGRLDPRTQQILTEMLLAIVDLDAQRCSQLTLDLAESGQPRSLIRLENDYDRMLRKYYNRSLSQINFSKVFYEVLQVARDNKIKLPGNMGLYAKSLANLEGVARSFNPEVNLLDEIKPLMTDIFRRQILGDSPLTTLLRTALDVKSLSLQSPRLVELLLDRVTSETLKWNLSLRELEPLRRSLDDSANRLSFSILVGSLIMGAAMISTGAQTQQLSIISTILFAAASFLGLWLIISILRSGRLR
- a CDS encoding mannose-1-phosphate guanylyltransferase → MNQSLIPVILAGGKGERFWPLSRQNRPKQFLSLDGSGKTLLEATADRLLPLAGGWERLWVCTAAEVADGVRERLPQLPKENILIEPERRDTAPAVAWTTLEVAKRYGQQAVLGFFPADHWIGNQQAFQTTLQAATELASNEAAIATLGITPTYPSTGYGYIEQGELKGDFQGLPTYKVTRFTEKPDRQTAESFISTGRFSWNSGMFIFRASVFLTEMQKYASEIFLPLQAVGKAAYGQLTKKSIDYALMEKTQLAYVVPANFGWDDLGDWNALERLLKKDNQNNVELADHVGQETKGAIVYASDDEEVIVTIGLEDLVIVRDGKVTLVAQKNRTQEIKQVLKQLQTHPKYKKLL
- the hisC gene encoding histidinol-phosphate transaminase produces the protein MRYFRANINTMVGYTPGEQPPLGVKIVKLNTNENPYPPSPASLQVLQKIDGEQLRRYPDPMATEFREAVGNVFGFPPDWILVGNGSDEILNSIVRACVEQTQKVVYPTPTYILYRTLAQMQPAQFVEVDYDKDYNLPIEQLIAANGAVTLIASPNSPSGHAIPTTLLSQLASQLSGVLVIDEAYVDFAEADALEIVKTHDNVIVLRTLSKGYSLAGLRLGFCFANPSLLEGLVKVKDSYNIDAIACSVGTAAILDQSHKVNNAERVKSSRAKLTTDLKQLGFHVYPSQANFLLVQPPKSNAEEIYQLLKKQGILVRYFKQVHLDNKLRITVGTEEQNQILIEVLTQILT